One window of the Branchiostoma lanceolatum isolate klBraLanc5 chromosome 3, klBraLanc5.hap2, whole genome shotgun sequence genome contains the following:
- the LOC136431168 gene encoding uncharacterized protein T16H12.9-like isoform X2 — MKRLLVLAAILVVGRAQGWKEGDSDPEAALKTVEQKGERLLSLLLNKLKHDRRDKTDDVGDAESETHELATRYEHQLSCSKRGEIDEGLGGLVRLCSACWYYKQLGGDYKPSFVNELRCDPDTRCLSGYGYCRQRTQHKRVQRQVGGNWQQEDIVVGVGCECGVMNGSPLHAFVSA, encoded by the exons CTAGTGCTAGCTGCCATCTTGGTCGTAGGGAGGGCACAAGGATGGAAAGAAGGAGATAGTGACCCTGAAGCCGCCCTGAAGACAGTGGAACAGAAAGGAGAGAGGCTGTTGTCTCTTCTGCTGAACAAGCTCAAGCACGATCGACGGG ATAAAACTGATGATGTCGGGGATGCTGAGTCAGAGACCCACGAACTTG CCACCCGATATGAGCACCAATTATCTTGCTCAAAGCGAGGTGAAATCGATGAAGGACTGGGAGGGCTGGTGCGCTTGTGTTCGGCCTGCTGGTACTACAAACAGCTCGGAGGTGACTACAAACCGTCCTTCGTGAACGAGCTTCGGTGCGATCCTGACACGCGCTGTCTTTCAG GCTATGGATATTGCAGACAGCGCACTCAACATAAACGCGTCCAGAGACAAGTAGGTGGCAACTGGCAGCAAGAGGATATCGTTGTGGGTGTTGGCTGTGAATGCGGCGTGATGAATGGGAGTCCCCTGCATGCCTTTGTCAGCGCCTGA